The genome window ATATTTTTGATGTTGGAAACACAatcagataaaaataaataatgtaccaATTTTTTTCGCTTTTCATGTCAGCATACCCTTAGGCGAACacacaaatataataaatacgtACAGTTGTTGCGGGTTTCGATAAATAACGTATGTTTGCTAGTGATACTCAGATAATATGCATAGTAATTTAAATATCCAGTCACTCACCAGTCAGCAAACTTTTAAAAAACAACGGTAAAAAACCCAGTTTACCATTTCACTTCATCAGCCGACTGTCCCTCTAAATCGGATTCAAAGAGATGCTTCCTAACTAAATAAAGTGCAACGTTGCTGCCGAGATGAATTGTCGCTATACATTATTTACCCAACTTagtattaaattataataacataGGAGGCACCTAATTACAAGTATGAAAGGACAAATCTGCGACCAGGCAGACCCTTACGTAATTTCACAATCAAATACaacttggcaaaaaagagtagagattgaactttttttttttatcatagcaacacttctTATCCTgaagtgtcaaaatagttgccacatgctaagcggtttacatagacggtggcgcccctattattttctactcgttTTTGCCAGCCTGTACTCCTCTGCATACCCAAACACGGCACACGTAAGATTAGAAAGGAGAGTAAATAGTAGAAACATTATAATTGTTCATAAATCTGAATATTTGGACCACCGGGccatgtaaataattaaatctattttgtttttattaattaaaagtaGGAACTAAATCTACACTTGGATGTAGCAATGCTAAGATACAAACCATACTATTTCACAAGGATAAGATGAGTAATCTGAATTAAACTATTTTAGGGGTTCcgcctgtctgtccgtctgttatGAGCGGTTTGCTAAGAAACTAATGAACCGATTAAGTTGATTTTTAATCATTCTGAAACAGTATGGCTTAGACCTTTCTGGCTACTACACTATGCATTTGATGAATTCATTGATTGTAATTGGGTTGATAATAACCCAacatttgaacaaaattacagtaatataaataaattatatcttTAGATTTTAAAACATACCCTATAATAACCTAccgaaaaataaatatgattacCAGACGATACGTTTTGTCCTTAAGGTAAGCAATCCCAAAAAATCACCCTAACATAAATTGACCTGagaattcttatttttaaactcAACCTCGCCGTTCCACAGTCAAAACAACAAGAATGGGAACAGTGGCTCATTTCATGAACTCGTAGGATACAATTTTACAAGTTTAAACTAACCAGTATTTATTAATATCGTAGAGAAATCAGTAAGGCTTATTCCATACTCAATTCCTTATTTAATAACAAGTCGTATGGGAGGTAAGGTAAGTATGGTAGCATTGATAACATTAACAAGACTTGGGTTTTATCTATGTATGGAGCAAGCACCCAACGCTTACTGATTTCTCTACGCAAATACTATTTGTTTAGAATCGTAAAACTGTAACTTACTACGCAAAACGAGCCACAAGAACATAACCAGCATTAACGGATTCGCCGCgattataaataaacatagaGTACGCATTAGATGTGAACGCAATGTCTCTTAAGGTCCGACCACACAGCTTCTCAATAAACGCTGTGTAGAATAACAGCACATTTTTATCGTGATTGgctgggtccacacagagcgaggcacgtcgCGAGACTCGCGAGGCAATGTTTTCGCGCGGCAACCATGCTTTGTAGACTTGCCTAGGCCGAAGCAGCACGCACATTTTGATCCGCCGACCAACCGAAACATGTCTGCATTGCATTTGCCGCGTGTGCACATTGCCTCGCCACGTGACTTGCCCTGTGTGGACGCCTATGTCACGATACTGACGCCTACCCTCGTAGTACAATTTACGGTACGTCACTACGTTCGAGATCTCCGCCATTTTTTGAACAGCATGTGGAGCGTGCCGTTAAAACGGTACGCTTATAATGCGATGCGATTCGAAAACTGCACCATTTTCAAGCATCGTGTGTTTAGACCTTTACTCGAACTAGTGGGCGTGTAATCTATGTTTATAAACAAATGTTCCTTTTGTATGTTGCTAACACGGAGAAGGTCAATACTTTATCTAAGAGTTATCTGCAAATGACCTGTTAAAATACACAAAGATGAACCAATCATCAATACTATCTGCTAAAACTTTAAGTGTTTCATTTGagactatttaaaacaataagaGCTATGATTCCTCAATTTAATAAGCACTTACAATGACTCCTATATAAATTCCAAATTAAATGCAACCTTTCAAAAACAAAATGCTAcaactatgtatgtatgtaataaaatattccATTTAATGCATTATGTACAGTTTATATATTCAATTTCAAGTTCTATACCTCAATATATGTTGGCTGGAGTTGTTTTTACTTTCAAAAGACCACATTAACAGAATTAATTCATAAAGTTGTCTACAAATGAACtcataataataaaatgcaGTACTTCTACTATGATAGTACTGTTGTGTTCTTGGTGGTATAAATTGCTAATTTCCCGACGGCGGACTGTATTGACAGAAAGAATCTGCATTTTTATAacacgttggtggcaaacaattGTTTACTAGATGGTAAACAGTCACAATAGCCTGTAACTAGTACACCCCCTCAAGAAGACTTGGAGCATGGATATATCCTTGCATGGATTGGCAACATGCAGGTGATTTCTATGAAAGTTGGAAAGAGTTCTGTTATTGTCTGACTATAcacttgtttgccaccgccATCCACCTCCAAACATCATATGCTGAGGTACAGAATATAGGTAGGAACGACGTCCATGACACTCTGTAGTTTACTGACTATTTAACTATCATAATCACTGGTCAACCAAACTATGAGGTAAGAGCATATAAAgcataaattataaacaaaatgtATAGGCTTATGCTCACACATTTATGCTTCCAAATAATGCTTCAACCATTGCTATTGTATAGGGGAGTAGTATCAAGTCGGTAGGGAGTCAACTCATCAGTCTTTCATATAGCAGTAGCTCCAATCATGAAAAATCTCCGCGTATAACCATAACGGCgtggccacgacattggtctaaggcgACAGCGATGAGCGGCAAGTCCCATCGCTTTGTCTCGCTCTAATCTATGGCTGCCGCACACCACTGCCGccagaccaatgtcgtggcggaACCGTAAAGCCTACCGCAAATCATGTTTGATTGTTACCTCTCTGTCGCACCTGTAAGTTCGTTCGTAAGTGTAACAGGAAGGTAATACGTCGAACGTAGTTCGCGTTAGGCCCCAAAAGCCTTACGAGTTTGACACTAACATATCGGCTAATGTCTATGTAACTTACTTACTTTACATCTCAGTCGAACTAACATGCCAGTAAAAGCTGGGTCCACACAAGGCGATGCACGTCGCGAGGCAAATGTCCACTATAGACGTGCTTCGGCGGAGGCAAGTTACTCGGCCGAGTCACTGaacgtttgccgcgcgagcacattgcctcgcgacCTGCATCGCTCTATGTGGACCCGGCGAAGTGAAAAAAAGTAATGTTAGTGTCAAATTCCTGGTAACGCTACATTTCTATTTCTATCCTACCCACTTGATACTAAACACTGTTTTACACCTTCAAAACTGATTTCTTCACCTACTCCGGAATCTACATTTAGTAAGCTGAATACATATACATTCAAAATTAGGTGACTTAAGTTATCAATTTGGAAGATGTAGCACAACTGAGCCCCTCGCTAGGCATAATCTAAAATTAGATCTAGTTCACTTCAGCTTAAGTAAGAAGCAGTCCGATTAGCACAGCACACAGCCGTTGCCGTTCTCCTTTATGTGCCCGTCTGAGCGCTCGATCTCAAGCAGGATCGCGTGGAATAAGTCCGTCACTGACTGGAATTGGTATTTCATGGGTTAGCCTTTATAATAGACGACGTAAGtacacagtcaaccaattggaaccctaggtcactgtagaactatgtcatagtgacgttataaatcagattgtaagaaatctcttactgcttgtcattttgacatggttatagagtggcctagggttccaattggttgactacatacgccaattttttaagtatttaagtaaaaaaaaaattaactagaGGATTTTTCTTTCAATATAGTTTTTGCGAACTTATACTCGTTTATCTGTAATTGGGTGTGGTCTTTTACGCACATTAGCGTCTCCTCCCCACCCTATGAGGCAGTGCCGTGCCGGCAGTTACGGGCCGCGAAAAGATGTTAGCGCCAGAGTGAATGAACATACCAGTGATTGTCGATTGAACAATAAAAGGTtcaaataaaatttgtaccagtAAACAAGCAAGACAGCATTAATATGTGTCTGTAGTCACAGCAAATCATTAAAATTAAGACTTGTAGAGAAAAAGGTTTTTTGtccaatcatcatcatcctccttgcgttatcccggcatttgtcacatatcatgggagtctggggttcgctttgacaactaattccaagatttggcgtaggcactagtttttacgaaagcaactgccatctgaccttccaacccgaagggtaaactagaccttattggaattagtccggtttcctcacgatgttttccttcaccgaaaagcgactggcaaatatcaaatgacatttcgcacataaattccgaaaaacttattggtgcgAGCTGGGGTGCGAACCCGCGACgtccagaacgaaagtcgcacgtacttaccgctaggctaccagcgcttcgttTTTTGTCCAATGtctgaataaataaatgattaccTCATTCCGTTTAGCGCTGGTCTCAACGAAGGCCGCTTTCCACTTCTCTGCCAACCGTTTGCCCTCCTCTGTGCTGATCTTCCTTTCGAGGTGCAGATCCGTTTTGTTGCCGACTAATACTATGGGTACGCTGAAAGTAATAAAGTCACTTTTAGAACATTTCTCTCTCATAATTGGCAGTTCACTCTTAATTGTTACTGTACACTGTACAGTCCACTGTAAGCACAAattacaagtattttttttttattatagttatatgtATAATGGCGCAATATTCTCAATGTTAACATTTTACCAGATATAGAAAGATTTATGAATGATGTAAGCACCAATACAAATTCAACTTTAATATTCCGAGTTAAGGTCCAAATTACAATGCCCTTGCGAGAAATGTGTCATAATGAATCATTAAAGCTCAATTAGAGTATATTAGGATTTTTTTAGTAAAACCTTTATCCACCTGGTTTCgactaattataaatattgtattattaaatatctAATTGAACTAGAGTTGTATTATCTCATAAAAGTCAATATTAGCAAAGGTTgataaagttgtattttacctTTGGACCCTACTGGACGTAAACACACTTAGAATCAATAAGTGCATGTTTAGTTGCAATCCTTTTTTAAATTCAAGTTTGGTGATAACAATTGGTTTGGGAATTCCCAATTGGTTAACACCAGGGTTTTACCCTAATGAAATTATCTTGCTTAACTAAAAACAAACCTGTATGGGTATGGTTGCAGTACATCCaggaaaaaactaattaaacTTGATAACACTGGGAATTACTAATATtgtttaaaatattacattttaacagtattataGATTGTGTTACTTGTAAAACCTCATCTTGGTTCATACTGTCATGCCATTGAAATGGTTAGATTTGccaaattcatcatcatcataaaaaTCTAATTCTATAATTAATTCACTGAGCAGTGCTATGTATACACcgtggtttttttttgttttccgttaaattcaacacatagctaaattaatttattagtgtgagagacccttaagaataacattcaagttagtgtcaagtgattgacggcacatgtcaaaacaaataaataacctaagagttaagacgctagtttcttagagaaattaattgtatttgatctaaagaaccttcccttaaagttaacggaattcaataataaCAGGGTGTATTTCAATGATTAtgcgtaaaataaatatatacatacaatcaatgTAATTCAATTCTGGTAATTTCTAATATTCATGTAAAAAACACTTGTATATCCATTGTAATAAGAGTTACTTTTCAGAATTATCCATCAGTTTTTTAGGgttattgatattatttttcCTTTTATAACCATCAGAGTACATCAAATCACAATATTTGAAACTAGGTGGCATAggagtttttaaaatataataatatttaaaaacaagaTTACATCCATTTAAGGTTAGAAAAATAATAGGCCTCTTATCTGACTATACAAATACcagtaaacaaataaataaaggaaaatagtaaataaataaaaatgtatacataCTGTATCTTTCCAACCATGTCAAGCAGTTTGTCGTAAATGATTTGTACAATCTGAAAACTTTTGCTGGACGTAATGGAGTACACAAGCACATATCCATGGAAGTCCATGCTGTACTGGAGGGGGAATATGCTGAACTCGTCCTGCCCTGCCGTGTCCACTAGCTTCACCTCGTACTCGGTCGAGTTCAGGCGGATGAACTTTGTAAATGCTTTAAACAACAAAACAAGATAATCTTAGAAAATTGCATTATTTGTATGCATTAAACCATTGTGTTATGATGATTCTCTTATGATGCAACTATCACAACTAGAGATaagagtttatttttatttactcatGTTTACAATAGAAATACGCATTAATGTTTTTACCCAAGAAACGTAAACATAGCAAATCTGTGTGTTGAGGAAGCACGCGTTGTGGGATGAGTAATCAGAAAGCTACTTACTATTTTCAATTGTAGGGTCATATGAATCCACGAACTGTCCTTCTACGAACTGAATAATTAGAGATGATTTACCTGCAAgattttttgttaaattaattaaacGTCAAAACGAAATAAGACGCAAATTTCTTAAGACCTTCACATTACCGACTGATCTGTAACCCATCATCGCGATTTTTCTCTGCTTTGATGGCATTTTTAAAACTTGATGGTTATTAGTAATAAGCAGGGGATCACTTTTTCACAAAAATGCTTTAATGCACTAAAACAAATCACGCATTTGCGACTTGACTTTGAAGTTTGAACTTGCTTGACGTTGACGTTTGAAGAGGACTATTTCCGTCAACATCAACGCCCAACGCGTGCTTTCGGGTATTTCCCTATACTACCCACTAACCACTATACGTAGAATTTATTTCAATGAATATTCTTATCCGCATCGCTGATGAATTTCGTTATTTAGGCTCTCCATTATATGCATCATTTTAATTATAGCGATACttcaatttaatttttgaaatgaaatgaaagcaaggtttttcaaattttaagcaaggtttgcgattttttttaaatctggtgTTGCCTTTCGCCCACTTTTGACTTAAAAACACTTTGTCGCATAGTGCAAAACCACTTAAGACTGTTTtctgtatgtattttttatttatttgtctatGGTGTATCCGGTGCGGTCGGTGCGGTACATCACATCCATGACAGTGACAGCTGAAATGTCACCCATGACGTcattgggcgttttccaaattaaatcccgaaaatcgaatttcaccagatctggacgtgtttgggctcattcaaAAGGTCCCTTTTATAAAATGTCCCATTGCCAAAACGGCCCTTCTGCAAAATATCCCGTTCTCAAAATGTCCCTTTATATAAATTACGTCCCTTTCGCAGAAAGTCCCTTTCACGAAATAACCCGATCGCAACACGTCCCTTTCGCAAAATGTCCCGTAAAA of Leguminivora glycinivorella isolate SPB_JAAS2020 chromosome 5, LegGlyc_1.1, whole genome shotgun sequence contains these proteins:
- the LOC125226311 gene encoding GTP-binding protein Rheb homolog, encoding MPSKQRKIAMMGYRSVGKSSLIIQFVEGQFVDSYDPTIENTFTKFIRLNSTEYEVKLVDTAGQDEFSIFPLQYSMDFHGYVLVYSITSSKSFQIVQIIYDKLLDMVGKIHVPIVLVGNKTDLHLERKISTEEGKRLAEKWKAAFVETSAKRNESVTDLFHAILLEIERSDGHIKENGNGCVLC